In Thalassotalea sp. Sam97, a single window of DNA contains:
- a CDS encoding tetratricopeptide repeat protein — MIRTITFIFALFTSVAQSADFKEGAMLYANNNFEAAIKIFKPLAEQGHVKAQYALGSMYQLGLGVPEDFDQAEFWSRKAAIRGFALAQYDLASLYLSTKQFKLAYMWLVFALRNDVPDAKSTLNDLRLIMTKQEMEEAEHMFLKCLESNFKDCN, encoded by the coding sequence ATGATACGGACTATTACTTTTATTTTTGCTCTTTTTACATCTGTAGCTCAATCTGCTGATTTTAAAGAAGGCGCGATGCTTTACGCAAATAATAACTTCGAAGCAGCTATTAAAATATTTAAACCATTGGCAGAACAAGGACATGTGAAAGCACAGTATGCGCTTGGTTCTATGTACCAACTAGGTTTAGGCGTACCTGAAGATTTTGACCAAGCAGAATTTTGGTCACGTAAAGCTGCAATTAGAGGCTTTGCATTAGCGCAATATGATTTGGCGTCACTATACCTTTCTACCAAACAGTTCAAATTAGCATATATGTGGCTAGTGTTTGCTTTGCGAAATGACGTGCCGGATGCAAAAAGCACCCTAAACGACCTAAGATTAATAATGACAAAGCAAGAAATGGAAGAAGCAGAACATATGTTTCTTAAATGTTTGGAATCTAATTTCAAGGATTGCAATTAA
- a CDS encoding LysR family transcriptional regulator → MDQLLRITLEQWRMFRAVVNYGGFNQAAAQIHKSQSSIHSAVSKIEDSLNLKLFTIEGRKTVLTEAGQKLLQRADYLLQEAAKLEAVGISLAQGEETTLRIAVEEIFPTDILYQVLENVSAQFPHLNIEIRESILGGAKELLEQDEVDIAISPFKLDGGFNEQIARVNFCAVVNPQHALLNVKRPLAVEDLKSHRQIVIRDSALQTNTDAGWLGAEQRWTVSHLRTSIDMIKNGLGFAWLPKSSIKQELASGELQVLNTNFDNNREAFLYVIFKDGDHLGPAAKCFLGELRFLSAL, encoded by the coding sequence ATGGATCAACTATTACGAATAACACTCGAACAGTGGCGTATGTTTAGAGCCGTCGTTAATTATGGTGGCTTTAATCAGGCGGCGGCACAGATCCATAAAAGCCAATCGAGTATTCACAGCGCGGTGAGCAAAATAGAAGACTCGCTTAACCTAAAGCTATTCACTATTGAAGGGCGTAAAACGGTATTAACCGAGGCCGGTCAAAAGCTATTGCAACGCGCCGATTACTTGCTGCAAGAAGCGGCTAAGCTTGAAGCGGTGGGGATCAGTTTAGCGCAGGGCGAAGAAACCACGCTGCGTATCGCAGTCGAAGAGATTTTTCCTACCGATATTTTATATCAGGTACTTGAGAACGTATCGGCGCAATTTCCTCATCTTAATATTGAAATTCGCGAGTCTATTTTAGGTGGCGCTAAGGAATTATTAGAGCAAGACGAGGTCGATATTGCCATTTCGCCGTTTAAGCTAGATGGCGGTTTTAATGAGCAAATCGCTCGCGTTAACTTTTGTGCAGTAGTCAATCCTCAACACGCTTTACTCAATGTTAAGCGGCCATTGGCCGTGGAAGACTTAAAGTCGCACCGGCAAATTGTGATTCGAGATTCTGCTTTGCAAACCAATACTGATGCGGGTTGGTTAGGCGCAGAGCAGCGTTGGACGGTAAGCCATCTGCGTACCTCGATTGATATGATAAAAAACGGTTTGGGTTTTGCTTGGTTACCGAAAAGCTCTATTAAACAAGAGCTGGCATCGGGCGAGCTGCAAGTTCTTAATACCAATTTTGATAATAATCGAGAAGCGTTTCTTTACGTGATTTTTAAAGATGGTGATCATTTAGGCCCAGCAGCAAAGTGCTTCTTAGGTGAACTGCGTTTTTTATCAGCCTTGTAA
- a CDS encoding glutathione S-transferase family protein has product MGLLIDGVWHDKWYETKETNGQFQRESAQMRNWITADGSAGASGKGGFKAEKGRYHLYVSLACPWAHRTLIFRKLKGLEEYIDVSVVSPDMLEHGWTFDQNTGSTGDALYQSECMHQIYTKNKTDYSGRVTVPVLWDKQQQCIVSNESAEIIRMFNSAFNQLTGNDADFYPKSLQSEIDEINEFVYHNINNGVYKAGFATTQDAYEQAFEQLFSALDKIEQRLTNNRYLLGDTLTEADWRLFTTLIRFDAVYVGHFKCNKQTIEQYTHLSGYLRELYQYPGVAETVDFYHIKRHYYFSHTMINPTQVVPAGPNIDYTSAHNRGV; this is encoded by the coding sequence ATGGGCTTATTGATTGACGGCGTTTGGCACGACAAATGGTATGAAACGAAAGAGACTAACGGTCAGTTTCAGCGTGAGAGCGCGCAAATGCGCAACTGGATAACAGCTGACGGCAGTGCTGGCGCTAGTGGCAAGGGAGGTTTTAAAGCCGAAAAAGGTCGTTATCATTTATACGTGTCTCTGGCATGCCCTTGGGCGCATCGCACATTAATTTTTCGCAAACTGAAAGGCCTCGAAGAATATATCGATGTGTCGGTTGTCAGCCCTGATATGCTTGAGCACGGCTGGACCTTTGATCAAAATACTGGCTCAACGGGTGATGCGTTGTATCAGTCTGAGTGTATGCATCAGATTTACACCAAGAATAAAACCGATTATTCAGGTCGAGTGACGGTCCCCGTGCTTTGGGATAAGCAGCAACAATGTATTGTTTCGAACGAGTCAGCAGAAATTATTCGTATGTTTAATTCGGCGTTTAACCAACTAACAGGTAACGATGCTGATTTTTACCCAAAATCATTGCAGAGTGAAATCGATGAGATTAACGAGTTTGTTTATCATAACATAAATAACGGCGTCTATAAGGCGGGGTTTGCCACCACGCAAGATGCTTACGAGCAAGCTTTCGAGCAGCTATTTTCCGCCCTTGATAAGATAGAGCAGCGATTGACGAATAATCGTTACTTGCTTGGTGATACACTAACCGAAGCCGATTGGCGTTTGTTTACCACCTTAATACGCTTTGATGCCGTGTATGTTGGTCATTTTAAATGTAATAAACAAACCATTGAACAATATACTCACTTAAGTGGTTACCTGCGTGAGCTTTATCAATACCCTGGTGTTGCAGAAACGGTTGATTTTTATCATATTAAGCGCCATTACTACTTTTCGCACACCATGATTAACCCAACTCAGGTAGTACCTGCAGGGCCTAACATTGATTACACCAGTGCACATAACCGTGGTGTGTAA
- the ttcA gene encoding tRNA 2-thiocytidine(32) synthetase TtcA, with the protein MQDAISKKQAHNFNKLEKRIRREVGKAIADFNMIEDGDKIMVCLSGGKDSYTMLDTLMHMQRVAPISFDIVAVNLDQKQPGFPEHVLPEYLASINVEHLIVNEDTYSIVKEKIPEGKTTCSLCSRLRRGILYKTAKKLGATKIALGHHRDDILETLFLNMFYGGKLKSMPPKLVTDNGEHIVIRPLAYCREKDIIRYADHNEYPIIPCNLCGSQENLQRKIIKEMLNSWDKQFPGRIETMFKAVTDVVPSHLADINLYDFAGLKATGAPFADGDIGFDKPDIPANPAVIDEDDQQEKLANQVQIINLS; encoded by the coding sequence ATGCAAGACGCTATCAGCAAAAAACAGGCTCACAATTTCAATAAATTGGAAAAACGCATCCGTCGTGAGGTGGGTAAGGCCATTGCTGACTTTAATATGATTGAAGACGGTGACAAGATCATGGTGTGTTTGTCTGGTGGTAAAGACAGTTACACTATGCTGGACACGCTAATGCATATGCAACGCGTTGCACCGATCTCATTTGACATTGTTGCTGTGAACCTGGACCAAAAACAACCGGGTTTCCCTGAGCACGTTTTGCCAGAATACTTAGCCTCAATCAATGTTGAGCATTTGATTGTTAACGAAGATACTTACTCAATCGTTAAAGAAAAGATCCCTGAAGGCAAAACCACGTGTTCGCTTTGTTCGCGTTTGCGTCGTGGTATTTTGTATAAAACAGCGAAAAAATTAGGGGCAACGAAAATAGCGTTAGGTCATCACCGTGATGATATCTTAGAAACGTTATTCTTGAACATGTTCTACGGTGGCAAGCTTAAGAGTATGCCGCCTAAATTAGTTACCGATAATGGTGAACATATTGTTATCCGCCCACTAGCGTATTGCCGTGAAAAAGACATCATTCGTTACGCTGATCACAACGAATATCCAATTATTCCGTGTAACTTGTGTGGTTCACAAGAGAACTTACAGCGTAAAATCATCAAAGAGATGCTAAACAGCTGGGATAAACAATTCCCAGGACGTATTGAAACCATGTTTAAAGCGGTGACTGATGTGGTGCCTTCACACTTGGCCGATATCAACCTTTATGACTTTGCCGGTTTAAAAGCAACGGGTGCACCATTTGCTGATGGCGATATAGGCTTTGATAAGCCTGATATCCCTGCCAACCCTGCAGTTATTGACGAGGATGATCAGCAAGAAAAGCTTGCTAACCAAGTGCAAATCATCAATTTAAGTTAG
- a CDS encoding NAD-dependent succinate-semialdehyde dehydrogenase, with protein MQKNNDLPLLRNHSYINGQWQQAENQFDVINPATLEVIAAVSDANAGDAELAIDAAKQALVAWQALSATERSALLRAWFELIMQNQDELARLLTLEQGKPLAEAKGEIAYGASYIEWFAEEARRVYGDTIGAPSADKRIIVIKQGVGVVTAITPWNFPNAMIARKAAAALAAGCTFVCKPASQTPLSALALAELAHRAGIPAGVFNMVVSEDANAIGKVLTQHPDVAKFTFTGSTQVGKQLSEQCATTVKKVSMELGGNAPFIVFDDADIDAAVEGALASKYRNAGQTCVCSNRILVQDGIAHEFTKKFANAVQHLKLGNGLEDKVTIGPLITTEATHNIHSLVQEAISLGASLVCGGNFADHGQQFYQPTIVTNVTNDMALAQQEIFGPVAPIITFTDERQAITMANDTPYGLAAYFYSRDIGRVWRVSEALQFGMVGINEGLISNAAAPFGGVKQSGSGREGSKYGLDDYLDIKYLCMGGI; from the coding sequence ATGCAAAAAAATAATGACCTTCCATTACTTCGTAACCATTCCTATATTAATGGTCAGTGGCAGCAAGCCGAAAATCAATTTGACGTGATCAATCCTGCGACTCTTGAGGTTATCGCTGCTGTTTCTGATGCCAACGCAGGCGATGCTGAATTGGCGATAGATGCTGCCAAACAAGCGCTGGTTGCGTGGCAGGCGTTATCGGCAACAGAGCGTAGCGCTTTATTGCGTGCATGGTTTGAATTAATTATGCAAAACCAAGACGAACTGGCGCGATTGCTCACCTTAGAGCAAGGCAAGCCATTAGCTGAGGCGAAGGGGGAGATTGCTTATGGTGCATCCTATATTGAATGGTTTGCCGAAGAAGCCAGGCGAGTTTATGGTGATACCATTGGCGCACCTTCTGCAGATAAACGAATTATTGTTATCAAACAGGGGGTTGGTGTCGTAACCGCGATTACCCCGTGGAATTTCCCTAATGCCATGATTGCGCGCAAAGCGGCAGCTGCATTGGCCGCAGGTTGTACCTTTGTTTGTAAGCCTGCCTCGCAAACACCGCTATCGGCACTTGCTCTAGCCGAGTTAGCACATCGTGCAGGTATTCCTGCTGGCGTGTTTAACATGGTTGTTTCAGAAGATGCTAATGCCATTGGTAAGGTGTTAACGCAACATCCCGATGTTGCCAAATTTACGTTTACGGGTTCTACACAAGTCGGTAAACAACTGAGTGAGCAATGTGCAACAACGGTAAAGAAAGTATCGATGGAACTTGGTGGCAATGCACCGTTTATTGTTTTCGATGATGCCGATATTGATGCCGCTGTAGAAGGCGCTTTAGCCTCGAAATATCGTAATGCTGGGCAAACGTGTGTCTGTAGCAATCGTATTTTAGTTCAGGATGGCATTGCTCATGAATTTACCAAGAAGTTTGCTAACGCGGTGCAACACTTAAAGTTAGGTAATGGCCTCGAAGATAAAGTCACTATCGGGCCGTTGATCACTACCGAAGCTACACACAACATCCATAGCTTGGTGCAAGAAGCCATCAGCCTAGGTGCCTCGCTAGTTTGCGGTGGTAACTTCGCTGATCATGGTCAACAGTTTTATCAACCCACCATTGTTACCAACGTAACTAATGATATGGCGCTTGCTCAGCAAGAGATCTTTGGCCCGGTAGCACCGATTATTACTTTTACCGATGAACGTCAGGCTATTACCATGGCTAACGATACCCCATATGGCTTGGCTGCGTATTTTTATAGTCGAGATATTGGTAGAGTTTGGCGTGTTTCCGAAGCATTGCAGTTTGGTATGGTAGGCATTAACGAAGGCCTCATCTCAAATGCTGCAGCGCCGTTTGGTGGTGTTAAGCAATCGGGATCAGGTCGAGAAGGATCAAAATATGGTTTGGACGATTACTTAGACATCAAATATTTATGTATGGGTGGTATTTAG